The Verrucomicrobium spinosum DSM 4136 = JCM 18804 DNA segment AAAAGAAGGATCAGAAGCGTGAGAATGCAAATGAAATCGTGAGAATGGGTCTCAGTAGCCTGTGCTCAGTGACGAAACGGTCAAATAATGTCCCGTCTTGCGAGGAAATTGAGCGTGGGGCGGTGGAGTGGTGGAGGAATGGAGGAGGCGGGCTGCGGTGGATGTTAAAGGGTGGCTGTCCGTCACAAGGCACCTTCAAAGCGGTGATTCTCCCTCCAGTCCCAAAATCCTGCTGCGCGGGATCAGGTATTGTGGGCAGTGAGGTGAGGGGGACGAGGCGGAGCCATTTGCATCGCAGGCGATTTGAGATGGCCCGCGATACCCAAGATCAGCATTGCCTGGATTCCGCCTTCATCTCGAACCCCCAACAACAGAAAAGACCAGCTCCTGAGAGCTGGTCTTTGGTAAGGGATTGGTCAAAACCTGAGCCGCTGTGAACCAGCGCTTACAGATTTTTGAGGTAGCTCTTCAGCATCCATAGAGTCTTGTCGTGATATTGGATGCGCTTGATCGCGAGGTCTTGCGTTTCAAGGTCGTGGGCCTGCTCAGCGGTGTCGCGAAGTTTCTTCGCAGACTCGTTGGTCGTCTCGTTGCCTTCGATGATCGCGGCAACAAAATCTTTGGCAGGAGCGGCTCCGACAGGGGCACCAGGGATGGAACTGGCTTTTGCAAAGACAGCCAAGCCGCCGGGGGAGTAGTCACCCAAGGCGCGAATGCGCTCGGCAATTTCGTCAACGGCTTCGAAAAGCTCCTCATACTGTTTCTGAAATGCGCCGTGAAGTTCGAAGAAAGCAGGGCCTTCCACGTTCCAGTGAGCGAGGTGAGTTTCCGCCATGAGGCTGT contains these protein-coding regions:
- a CDS encoding Dps family protein, with translation MSTTKTSPGKTQSAVTAALSTLLADSYSLMAETHLAHWNVEGPAFFELHGAFQKQYEELFEAVDEIAERIRALGDYSPGGLAVFAKASSIPGAPVGAAPAKDFVAAIIEGNETTNESAKKLRDTAEQAHDLETQDLAIKRIQYHDKTLWMLKSYLKNL